A segment of the Gossypium hirsutum isolate 1008001.06 chromosome D10, Gossypium_hirsutum_v2.1, whole genome shotgun sequence genome:
attattgaaaaatatttatattattttaataataattatatattaaaatttataaatatttaataatacatactttatagtataaaatattattaatttaattataacaatATGAGtatttatttcaatcattttttgcttcatttttcccttCCAACTCTAACGTGTCACTATCCACACTCATAtaagtaatttaaattaagttttaattagacactatttattattaaatttatatatggcatttgttattataaaataaatattgatcgTCAAAAAGAAATATTActataatattttgtaaaaaaaatatatttatattatatttgtttcactaaaaacaacttttaaaataattttttaaaaaatattaaataaaaaatatcatatacaaaatcatttaatttaaaaactattttCAGTGTTACCGCCTTAATTTCCTCCCGTTCTCCAATTCCTAAGCATATTGGGAGGTCCCAAAATATATATTGCCGCTTGGGTTCACGGCAGTTAAATGGCTAAAAATAAGAGATAATTTTGGTTAGGtataaatagaaatttaatttccaaataattaagcatttaattttacTATACTTGTGGATTGAGTATAAGTATTGTTTTTAatgtaggaggatgtgggtttgagtgtattaaaatatattattttcttatttataaattgagaagaattatgagtaattttagacattttataaaaaaacagatataattaaaacataaaattattaaaaaaataaattaactcatttaatgaaGAATTGGAATCACATAAAGTTGTAAGAATAAATGGGGctctttttcctttgttttaccCCAAAGAAATTCCCTTtaatctttctttcttgattATGAAAACTGAGGTCAGAGAGTTTCCCCTACCCTGAACTccctctctctatatatatagaACCATACATGcaataaaaaaacaacacaaaattttACTTGTTCTTGTGTACTACAAAAACTATGGCATGTTCAATAGATCATCTTAGGAAAGTTGCCTCAGCAGGGTGTCCCTTGATAGATGAGCTATGCGGCCGGCAGCTAGCCGAGACGACTCACCGCCGAGGTCCTGATCTGCCAAGAAATCAGGATAATTATCATCATCCAAAACATACAGCTAACCAATACGTTTATCATGGACCTAAAGCTGTCACTGTTATTCAACAGCCTGGTACCGGCCTCTATCATCAAATCCAGACCACCCAAAACCACGAAAGATGGTATGTTTGTCAGGTTTCCCAAAATCCTATATGTATCAATAAGCAGCAATGATGCAGGTGGATACTACGGTGGGATGCTAAAGACTAAACAAAAACAGTACAGGGCTTAGAATTCACTAGATTACTTAGcttctttgtttatttttgtaaaagTACTACTAGTATTTGGTAGCCAGTAGATACATAAAATTCCTTAGCCTAGTTAATAAGACGCATGTATGTTTCACCGAAGCTTTTAGCTGCTTGAAAATAAGCTATGGTTTGTGTAAGAATATAAATGGAGCTAGGTTTaagttgtatttttttctttggctTCTATAATCTGTACTTATGTTGATAACTTTCCTGTATTACAAGTTTATGCTTGTCTCACATGTATGAGTAACTTGGCTTTCACGCAAACATTGCATTCAAAACTCTTCCAACTTCCGTAATTTCATTTTCCAATATAAGTTAAGTTTTAATTACTACTAACTTCCTTAACAAGTAATGcattcagaattttttttttcagctTTGCTAAGTTTGTATTGACTTATGGGAATTTAAAAGATGGCATGGTGTATGAATATGATTGGAGGTCAAATCAATGGaaataagttataaattttacGGAGTCCTCCAGAAGGGGTGGTTGTGGAGCTTTGCAGGGTTGTGTAGGCTGCTTTAGGAGTTCTGAATGTGGACGGATTATATGGTGATGTATGTAATTGCTGATTCCTTTGCAAAGCCAAAGATTTGTTAGGATATGTTGTAGGCGTATTGGTAGTAAGGTTGTAGGTACCTGTACTTGTGGTGATGAATGTGGTGCTTTTGTTTTGTATTTTCATGCATTTAACTATTTTGGCTTagcaagaaaaaaattattgtaaatgTTAATTagttttaagtaaaaaataataattaaaacttttagaaaattcaaaaaaatatatgtttgaatttttttaattttataccaATAGGTGTTTGGTGTAATATTAAGACACATtatatttttaaggaaaaatgaAGTTCAAATTTTAGAAACGATATTATTGAAAGTATAAAAAACAAgcccaaacaaaaaaaatatcaaaaaattttaaaaataaaaatagctcGTCTGATTTCTTGAAAGATTCCTTAAAGAAGTAATGATTATatagaaaaagaattataagaGATTATTAGAGGATGACTAAAAGGTGATGAGAATCTCACATCACTtttcaaaaagaacaaaatttctGGTTACCAAAAGGCCTTTTTTTCAATCTTAGCAATGCTTTGAggaagtaataaaaaaataaaaagagttgaGTTTTTTCAAATGAATTAATCAGTAAGTTCATTGGAAATAATCATATTAATACAACTTAAGCTCAATGTCTATAATattctaaatttgttattaagtgatttttttgttaatttttttttaattttctatttggtTGAAAGAGGTGTTGCTAACATGGTTGAAACACTTTGTAACACTAAGGAATAAACTTAAAACAACAAAATGCATAAATACATTAAATGTTTGGAAATTggaatttaaatttagtttttagttttgaaatttatcatttacttattttcaaattaattaaaatatttgaaattcaaaatttttaaattaattcaaatttattgccggaataatttaaatttagatttggATTTTAACTCATTCCAAgacttcaaaatattttttaaaattttaattatttaagaaGATTTTGAATATGGTTATTTGAACCAGACTGGACCAACTGGTTAGATCAGGAATGGGTCGGACCAGTTGAATCAGAAACAATAGTCCGACTGGTTCGCTTACCGGTCCAGTTCTAAAAACTTTGagcttcattgatgatatattataagtaaaattgtttatttattatttgggtTTTGAAGACAGtgtgaaagaaaagagaaaaaaaagttttcatatcttttaatcaatcttatattttgaaaattccaatttttaatatagattttaaactctaaattttaattattatgaaaCTGGACTTAGatttctcaaaattcaaatctaattttGGTAAAGTATTATTGAGGCCTCTGTACCAGGAATCGGATTGCATTCAGTGCCCTTTACTTAAAAATTAGACAAATCGAGCcatgtatgttagatcaaagagtaaactaatcattctattaaaaattttatcaatttctaaTGTTAAAACTGGCCACTGTACATCAGCCTAAGGTACTATGGTTATTCTGTTAGCCATGTTAGTTTTTAAAGGTacaaatgaatgaattttttaataaaaaagaatgatttgctctttgatttaatctataaaaattaatttacccatttttttaattaatttttatactcCTCTCATTATCTCTACTAAAAGCAAACTCTTGTGGAAGAAGGCATAGGATATTCTATTGAAATTCTaatgagaaaaatatatataattttatcattttaatagcctatatttttatagtttttaaaagattagataaaattttatcattttacgaaaataaattataattttactattactaacttaaaattttataaattaaaaaaaaaattggctcGGATCGCTGTCACCCCTGCTCCGCCCCTTTCACCTCCTCCATCTCTTAGATAACATCATTCCATCTGTGAGAATATCATATGGCACTTTATCCCTCTTCGTTCATTTATGCATTATTTATTCAAACAAAAGTAAGAGATTGTCTCGTTTCTTGCCACTTTTCAACGTTATAGCTTTGCCTAATCTCTATGGAGATAAGCCAGAATATTTCTGCCTCATCAACTATCATCATTTTTATCCAACATTGTGGATATTTAGATACATATATGGTAGCTTTGTTCATTTTATGATTTTCTCACATAAAAATTCGTTTGTTTTAAGtttacattttttcttttaaaatatgtgatatcattaaattataatatattaaatttatttattacttttataaaaatataattatgaaacCTAGTTGTTGACTCGTTGtattaaaatgttacaacatgatactAAATAATATACTTCAAATAGAAACACACACGCATACAAAAAATATCTAcacaattcaataaaaatattccAAAGATGAATCTATTAAAAGAGTTATGGTACATGCTTTTATATAAGTTTAATCAATTTGAAAACTATTGTAACCTTAATCTCATACATTTAAAGTGAACTCACTCTTCCTACTAATAACTGGTTGACTACTCACCAAAAACAACTAAAGCTTTTCTTATTTGCATAGAAAGAAATTATCCTCAAGGAACTAATTTGTGCTCTCTACCTTCACACCAAATAATGAAGGATGGacattctttatatattctcTTAGTGCAActcttattaattaaattttcgaGTCAAACTGATAATAGTGACGATATTATTAGGAGCAACAATTTTAAGCTTAATCATGGATTCATTAACTACACCAAGTAATCACTACTTTTATAGCGCGTTTGGTTGGGGGGAATGCATGCGTATTCCCCCTATGCAGCAGGCCCACTGCTAAACGgccgtttggttcgctgtaatccCAATCCGCGTGTAATCGGTTACCCCCTATGCAGTTATTGCGCGTAATAACTATTACGCTCCCTCATCCCCGATTTCCTAATCCGTGTTTTCCCCTTCTCTGTTTTTCCGTTTTTTGCCCTCATCCTCAGCCTTCAGATTCTCCGACGCCTCCTTGCACAGGTAATTTCTTTTCCCTTCCACTTAATTCGTCATTGATTTGAGTTtgtttctttgattttcttcattttatcaaGAAGGAGGAGCCGATTTGCTGTTTTATTTTAACTGTTCACTAACCCAAATCAATTTCCCTTTTCTTATTTCAGACACCTTCTTCATCGCAATCTTGCCCGATTTTGCATTCACCCGGTTAGTTTTCCAGAGGTTTTTCCAAAGTTTGTTTTGCATGTTCGATTGAAAGACATAATTTTAGGGCTAAATAGTTTGTTTCAGTTCTTGCATGTATTGCATTATTTGTTTTGGTTCTTTGTTTCGATTCTTGCCTGTATTGCATTATTTGTTTGAGTTAATCGATTTCTCTTTTCTCATTACAGGTTGTTGTTCATCGAACTCTTCCCCGATTTCCCTGGTTACAGGTTAGTTTTCCTCCCCAAGTAAAACTCCTCTGCGATTTGTGAAGAGAAACTTGAGGGGACGAATCTGCTATCCCTTGCTATTCCTACTGAACTGCTTTCGATCTGTTGTTTTTGTTCTTTGGCATGCTAATGAGCTTTATGATTGTTTAGTTGTTATTTGGCATACTTAATCTGCTCAAATTCCAAACAATGGAGAATTTGCGTAATTTTAGTTGTTGTTGCGTCTTGGTCTATTTGGTCTGTTTATATTTTGTTGTTAGTAATGCTCTGCTCTTTTGGCTAGATTTTGTTCCAGTTTGCTTAGCTTAGGTGGAATGGTGTTGGGTTTGATAGATATCTTACATCTGATACATGGAAGATTGTTGTCTCTTTTCCTTTGTTATGTAATCCAAAGACTTTTAAGGCATGCAAGTATGTTAATTGATGTTGTTTAAGCTACGTTTATTATTTCATAGGTAGTAGTATAGAACCATTAGGTTCATTTTGGTTGCAATCAAAGTTAATAAGCTTAACTGCAGACTTGAGGCAGTGAGCAATTACAGCTTCATTTTCTAAGTTAGCTTAATGATTGATCCAGACTTGTGAATTGCCATTTAAATTCAGACAGTTTTGTGATACTCTGTTGTTGTTTGAAGGAGTTTACAGTGGAAAATGTTGTTAGTGTTGTTTTTTCAATTCAGAAATTGTTTAGTTGTTGTTAGTGACTAGAAGATGAAACTGGAAATTGTTGCGTctgttttgatattattttataggTTCTGGTTCCTGCTTGTTTTGGGGATTATTAATTGCAAGTTTGGTATGATATAGTTCTGTTATTCTTTAGATTTTGAAATGAAATGCTGTAAAAGAGTTACTTGAGGTAGAGGTAGATATTCGATTAAGGGTTAattatgttgttattattaaagagtcaaataattattgaattaatttacaaggctttttttatataataagctctctatttttaattattgaattaattattaaagacTCAAACAATCAATCAAGTTCTAATTTCGATTCTTATATAATGtccaaatttaagattaaatcttcatattttaattaaaatataattcggTACATCAACCGATTAAAATGCTAACgcaaatttttatatttgataataatattcaaatttcttatttaattcgaattgattataatattattttcaaataaattataaaattataaaatgacactcaattgacataattattcataaagagtTCATTCCTTTTCAAATGCGTATAATGTTAATTACTCATGTTTTTGTTACAGCAACGGACAAAATGttctcaaaattaaaattgataaaatcttaCTGAAGATTAACAATATCTCaacaaaaattgaatgaattagctattttattaattgaaaaagatATCTTATAcgagatttattttaataattttgcatctctaaagtctaaaaaataaattttaaataaacatttataatgtTGATTTAATAGTTAGTTAACTAATTTGAAGGTCTATTTTTACAGTTTCtctttttaagtttttagaaATGTTGAGACACATTAGCTAAatatattaacaatttaattaCCTTAGGTGCAATTTACCTTAAATTTAATGATTagtaataaatttgataaaaaatttgattaataattattaagcCTAGTCTAGTATTACTTCTTAAATTACTTCTCAAAAGTGTTAGCGCCATATGTAATACCAAACAAACAACTTTCTAAATcagaattatttttgaaaattatttttgaactcaaaagcaaaagctacaaatttgaacatgctttataatttattaaatcataatgagtttagttataatctaacaaataccaacaattaattttagttcaattatacatataCTTACAATTTTTAATTCCGAAGACGAAAAATTTATGCAAATTGCTATAGAcgaaaaaattttataatttataaatatattgataatgtgtaattgcaacttcagggGATTGATACTgagttctaattttaatatgttgcagtaatggttcgtctgcctttaattgcacaaagtgtgaggcatAAAAGAATTGGTGCTccattgacaatatggttggaaatctgtagaattgcgatttggttcttatttagaatgggtgtcagccttagcctacatacttatagaccaatgATTAGGTCCTacaccttagatttttatgcaaaacgggattatgtgaaaaggcttgtatatgctagtgacgagacctgtattgaacaagttaggatgaatagaactgtcttttttaaactatgtgagatgttagaatcgttagggggattgaagtcgtccagaaacatgcttgttgatgagcaagtggaaatatttttacatatcatctcccatcacctgaaaaatcgagttatcaagcatcactttagaaggtccggggaaactattagcagagcatttcatagtattttaaatgctgtcatacgcttacaagatgtgttatttaaaaatccggagccaattacagctgATTCTTCtaacacaaggtggaaatggtttaaggtattgaaCTGTGAGCTTTATATATAGtttgtacaacatttagttgatttagatttaaattagtattctaactcaaggttttatatcaactgatatagaattgcttaggtgctcttgatggaacccacatcaagattagggttccaacagttgataaacatagatatcgaacgcgaaaaggtgacatagcaacaaatatgctaggtgtttgtacacctgatatgcaatttgtttacgttcttcctggttgggaaggttcagttgctgatggacgggttcttcgagatgccattagtaggacacatggactaaaagttcctcatggtaaagtagatagttagaggactttgaattattcattaagatcaaattttttgtgctgaattaatcattttaaaaaaattattttttaggttgttattatctagttgatgctggatacacaaattgtgagggatttcttgcaccttttagaagacaacgatatcatttgaacgagtggcgtcagggttatcagccaatttctccgcaagagttttttaatatgaaacatgcctcagcacgtaatgttattgaaagatgctttgggttattaaaatttagatggggaatacttaggagtctatcattctatcctgtaagggtgcacaatagaattattattgcatgttgtttgctccataattttattcgaacccatatgagtattgatcctattgaagcgggtgtgggagaaggattacctagtaatgtggtggatgacgatgaactgAATATcgcaaatattcatccatcgaatgcttgggctacttggaggatggaactagccaaccaaatgttcaatgaatggcaagcatctagaaattagttaggtttagagCTAAAATGAGTTTGACTtaatttgttgatgttattttatgtattaaataattgtgaaactttggtggtgtttgaattgatttctgtattgtactaaacttgttgatATTGAACTaatgatataattttataaagtattctccttttgattcatgatattaaaaatagtaattaatataatttgtttttttccttAAGATTAAATTGTCAGGTGTTCCACAATCaaatgcttcttctcaagcttctcgaggaaccaaaagaaaatgggttccagaagaagatgcagcattAGTTTCTTGCATGGTAGACTTGCACAAcgttggaacatttaatgctgataccgggtttaAAGCCGATTATTTAAACAAGTTggagaaaatgctagaaaaggctttaccaaatgcaatgttgaaggcgaaaccaaatattgaatcgaggattaggttACTGAAAAGGGAATGGTCAATCGtctatgacatgcttaatggccaaaacaatagcagttttggttgggacgagcataggcagctcgttgttgctgaagatgcagtttgggactcctatttaaaggtaaaatgtatttgaagtctttatttgtttttttacgaaacttataactaatatgatttcttcattttttttagagtcacagaGAAGCTGCCCAATTCAGACatcgtactttcccttactacgaccagcttactaccatatacgcaagagatcgagcgactgggaaagttgctcaaacagctgctgatgttcttgaagaaatataTGCTGAGAATGTACCTACTACAGATataaatgaagagagaaacacattctatgactgcgaagctgacgtctctttggacgacatggatgtttctggtttggagccgcgaggagatagagaccaaaggggttcctcatcttcaaacaagagaaagaagaaatctgatgctcgtgataatatgtattcttcatttgatgaggctgccactttattggccgaaaacatcaaggccgttggcgatcaaatcagtaggagtattgcctccgaggtggtagttcagcaaaAGTCAGAAGAatatcaaaagatggaagagaaagcttcaaatttatattcaaccttatgggaaattgaaggtttaaccgacgatcagtgGTATGAAGCGTTAagtaaaattccagatcatccaactcaaatgatcgttttctttagtttaccttctgttgcgcgattggaatgggtcagaaaatttctttctcaccattaaaaatcaatgttcaaactttttgatgttgtaaaactatataacatatggattatgatgtagaatttcattttcatctaacagtttcttaatataagttaattatgtttgtgcagaatataattctcaagttatattttgattttagtaaattcatataagaacattttattattaagaattttatgaaattatatatcattattaaattatatttaatattaattattttaaattgtataaattcatataagaaaatttattatcaataattttatgaaattatatattattattaaattatatgtaataataattattttaaattatacaaattcatataagaaaatttattagttataattattttaaattttattaaatcatatattttaattaaaatatatttaatattaattatttcaaattatcttttatagtatcatatattatgatttgagtaaattcatataagaatattaattattaagaattttattaaattatatattttaattaaaatatatttaatattaattatttcaaattatcttttatagtatcatatattatgatttgagtaaattcatataagaatattaattattaagaattttgttaaattatatattttaattaaaatatatttaataataattatgttaaattatcttttatagtatcatatattatgatttgagtaaattcatataagaatattaattattaagaattttattaaattatatattttaattaaaatatatttaatattaattatttcaaattatcttttatagtatcatatattatgatttgagtaaattcatataagaatattaattattaagaattttgttaaattatatattttaattaaaatatatttaataataattatgttaaattatcttttatagtatcatatattatgatttgagtaaattcaaataagaatattaattattaagaattttattaaattatatattttaattataatatatttaataataatttatattttatagtatcatatattatgatttgagaaaattcatataagaatattaattattaagaattttattaaattatatatttcaattatattatacttaataataattatgtttaaatatgattaaattatttattattgatattaataatcttattaaaattcaaataacaataacaataatcatttacccaaacaaatttatgctaagggtattctagtcattttagttttttccattatgttattacacatctattccattcaaccaaacacaagattactattacgtctctattccattacattcaaccaaacaattgatttgctattatgcctctattccattacatctctattccattacgcctttATTCCATTACGTctctattccaatacagcgaaccaaacgtgttGTTATACTTGAGTAGAAAGTTTGAATTGAGATGGTTAGTTTAGTGGTTAGTCTTTGGCCTTAGTTCATTAATTTGTTCCTTGTTAATCACTCTAGTAATTGcgagctttggtatatagatgaTTGTAGAACTAAATGAAAAGTAATGTTTGCAACACATGAACAGTTTTGATAAGACACAGTACTATTTTAATATCGGATATAGAGAATTtacaagaaaaattagaaaatcaaTTAGATAAAGAATTCTTATGAAAGTAAAGTTGATTTTAGAGATGGGAATCaatgaaaagaattttaaaaatgagaatgtagcaaaaggattaaattataaattttaaaaagtttaaagactaaagtataaatttgaccaaaataaatatgatttatcattcatcatttgacGTGTGAATGAGTTGAAATATATATTGTTGGGATGGAAATCACTtttaagatcaaattgaaaagattgaaaagtttagtgattaaataataaattttctgCCGGAAAGATTTTTATTAAGAGTTAAATATGAACTATGatatttgaatttaagaagaaataatttttgtttttatcctCGAATATTTTAGtcgaattaaattttgaaaatattacttAAATGAGATATTGGATAGCTGAAAGAAGAAAGTGGATCACAATTTTTAAGACtt
Coding sequences within it:
- the LOC107947450 gene encoding uncharacterized protein isoform X3; translated protein: MQLLRVITITLPHPRFPNPCFPLLCFSVFCPHPQPSDSPTPPCTDTFFIAILPDFAFTRLVFQRLLFIELFPDFPGYRLNCQVFHNQMLLLKLLEEPKENGFQKKMQH
- the LOC107947450 gene encoding uncharacterized protein isoform X1, producing MQLLRVITITLPHPRFPNPCFPLLCFSVFCPHPQPSDSPTPPCTDTFFIAILPDFAFTRLVFQRLLFIELFPDFPGYSLLSLGGMVLGLIDILHLIHGRLLSLFLCYVIQRLLRHASMLIDVV
- the LOC107947450 gene encoding uncharacterized protein isoform X2 translates to MQLLRVITITLPHPRFPNPCFPLLCFSVFCPHPQPSDSPTPPCTDTFFIAILPDFAFTRLLFIELFPDFPGYSLLSLGGMVLGLIDILHLIHGRLLSLFLCYVIQRLLRHASMLIDVV
- the LOC107947450 gene encoding uncharacterized protein isoform X4, with translation MQLLRVITITLPHPRFPNPCFPLLCFSVFCPHPQPSDSPTPPCTDTFFIAILPDFAFTRLLFIELFPDFPGYRLNCQVFHNQMLLLKLLEEPKENGFQKKMQH